From the Mangifera indica cultivar Alphonso chromosome 10, CATAS_Mindica_2.1, whole genome shotgun sequence genome, one window contains:
- the LOC123228044 gene encoding uncharacterized protein LOC123228044, with the protein MTGVTLGACRNIHHRCLRPSIVGVGVVKRLQVSNLQRLALNLENPNLCHGSIVLSSSKIKAAHNDISKLLYIKVSWCIRRRMYQVVYILHKKLKAPSASAWNVKINERDQEFADNSSSNLPVVLSKRKKCYFHYF; encoded by the exons ATGACTGGGGTAACACTAGGAGCCTGTAGAAATATCCATCATCGCTGTCTGAGACCCAG TATTGTAGGTGTGGGTGTGGTCAAAAGACTCCAGGTGAGTAACCTTCAAAGGCTTGCCTTGAATTTGGAAAACCCTAACTTATGTCATGGGTCAATTGTTTTATCTTCAAGCAAAATCAAAGCTGCCCATAATGATATCTCAAAGCTACTTTATATCAAAG TCTCGTGGTGTATCCGAAGAAGGATGTACCAAGTTGTCTATATTCTGCACAAAAAGTTGAAAGCTCCCTCAGCATCAGCATGGAACGTAAAGATAAATGAAAGGGATCAAGAATTTGCAGACAATAGCTCTTCAAATTTACCAGTGGTCCTATCGAAAAGAAAGAAATGCTATTTTCATTATTTCTGA
- the LOC123228463 gene encoding caffeoylshikimate esterase-like produces the protein MCCSTIKSWNSTHTTILSTHITNLFFQRQTKKSLFITIMPKHPVADADEKSPFGSLTPDEFYARHSVAHSSEYITNSRGMKLFTQWWTPLPPIKTIGILCVVHGYTGESSWTVQLSSILFAKSGFVTCAIDHQGHGFSEGLQAHIPDLNPVVDDAISFFDSFRAKHAPDLPAFLYAESLGGAISLYITLRQKGHWSGLVLNGAMCGISDKFKPPWPLEHLLSVVAWLVPTWHVVPTRGTIVDVSFKEEWKRKLAAASPRRPTTRPRAATALELIRVCRDLQGKFEEVEVPLLICHGREDIVCDPACVEDLYRRASSVHKTLKIYPGMWHQLVGEPEESVELVFGDMVEWLRARAISACKEG, from the coding sequence ATGTGCTGTAGCACTATAAAATCGTGGAACTCCACTCACACAACAATTCTCTCCACACACATAACTAACCTCTTCTTTCAACGCCAAACAAAAAAATCCTTGTTTATTACAATAATGCCCAAACACCCAGTTGCAGACGCCGACGAGAAGAGCCCCTTCGGCTCACTGACTCCCGACGAGTTCTACGCTCGTCACTCTGTCGCTCACTCCTCCGAGTACATCACCAACTCACGCGGCATGAAGCTCTTCACTCAGTGGTGGACCCCGCTCCCTCCCATCAAAACCATCGGTATCCTCTGCGTTGTCCATGGTTATACCGGCGAGTCCAGCTGGACTGTCCAGCTTTCCTCGATTCTCTTTGCCAAATCAGGCTTTGTCACATGTGCCATCGACCACCAAGGTCACGGCTTCTCAGAAGGACTCCAGGCACACATTCCTGACCTTAATCCTGTCGTTGACGACGCAATTTCGTTCTTCGATTCTTTCCGTGCGAAACACGCGCCTGACTTGCCGGCTTTTCTGTACGCCGAGTCACTAGGTGGCGCCATCTCGCTTTACATTACCCTCCGTCAGAAGGGCCATTGGAGTGGTTTGGTTTTGAACGGCGCGATGTGCGGAATAAGCGATAAGTTCAAGCCGCCGTGGCCGTTAGAGCATTTGCTCTCAGTAGTAGCATGGCTAGTCCCCACCTGGCACGTGGTACCCACCCGTGGAACCATAGTAGACGTATCCTTCAAAGAGGAGTGGAAGAGGAAACTGGCTGCGGCGAGTCCAAGGAGACCGACGACAAGGCCCCGCGCGGCAACAGCGCTGGAGTTGATACGTGTGTGCAGAGACCTGCAGGGAAAGTTCGAGGAGGTTGAGGTACCATTGCTGATATGCCACGGCCGCGAGGACATCGTGTGCGACCCCGCCTGTGTGGAGGATTTGTACAGACGCGCCTCGAGTGTACATAAGACATTGAAGATTTATCCGGGCATGTGGCATCAGCTGGTTGGGGAGCCGGAGGAAAGCGTTGAGTTGGTTTTCGGGGATATGGTGGAGTGGCTTAGGGCGAGAGCTATAAGCGCTTGTAAGGAGGGGTGA
- the LOC123228014 gene encoding probable aquaporin PIP2-5, giving the protein MAKDSEHGSFSAKDYTDPPPAPLFDSVELTKWSFYRALIAEFIATLLFLYITVLTVIGYKSQTDHADPCGGVGILGIAWAFGGMIFVLVYCTAGISGGHINPAVTFGLFLARKVSLVRALLYMVAQCLGAICGVGLVKAFQSSFYNRYGGGANELGEGYSKGTGLGAEIIGTFVLVYTVFSATDPKRSARDSHVPILAPLPIGFAVFMVHLATIPITGTGINPARSLGAAVIYNNDKAWDDQWIFWVGPFIGAAIAAFYHQFILRAGAVKALGSFRSQTHV; this is encoded by the exons ATGGCGAAGGACTCCGAGCACGGCTCATTCTCAGCCAAGGACTACACAGACCCCCCTCCAGCTCCTCTCTTCGACTCAGTCGAGCTCACCAAGTGGTCTTTCTACCGAGCTTTAATCGCCGAGTTCATCGCCACCTTGCTCTTCCTCTACATCACCGTTCTGACCGTCATTGGCTACAAGAGCCAGACCGACCACGCTGACCCCTGCGGCGGCGTTGGCATTCTCGGTATCGCTTGGGCCTTCGGCGGCATGATCTTTGTTCTCGTCTACTGCACCGCCGGTATCTCCG GGGGTCATATTAACCCGGCGGTGACTTTCGGGCTGTTTTTGGCGCGTAAAGTATCGTTGGTGAGGGCGCTGTTGTACATGGTGGCTCAGTGTTTGGGAGCCATATGTGGAGTTGGGCTGGTGAAGGCTTTCCAGAGCTCGTTCTACAATAGATACGGCGGTGGAGCCAACGAGCTTGGTGAGGGCTACAGCAAAGGCACCGGATTGGGTGCCGAGATCATCGGAACTTTCGTCTTGGTTTACACTGTTTTCTCTGCAACCGATCCCAAGAGAAGTGCCAGAGACTCGCATGTCCCT ATTTTGGCACCACTGCCCATTGGCTTCGCCGTGTTCATGGTTCATTTAGCTACCATTCCGATCACCGGTACCGGCATCAACCCAGCTAGGAGTCTTGGGGCTGCCGTTATTTACAACAATGACAAGGCCTGGGATGATCAA TGGATTTTCTGGGTTGGACCCTTCATTGGCGCAGCCATTGCCGCCTTCTACCACCAGTTCATCTTGCGAGCAGGCGCCGTTAAGGCTCTTGGCTCATTCAGGAGCCAAACCCACGTCtga